One Loxodonta africana isolate mLoxAfr1 chromosome 15, mLoxAfr1.hap2, whole genome shotgun sequence genomic window carries:
- the LOC100675338 gene encoding olfactory receptor 8A1-like: MAAENHSTVTEFILGGLTNRPELQLLLFFLFLGIYMVTMVGNLGMITLICLNSQLHTPIYYFLSNLSFVDMCYSSVITPKMLVNFVSEKNSISYAGCMSQLYFFLVFVIAECYMLTVMAYDRYVAICTPLLYNIIMSDRICSLLAAAVYIIGLIGSMIETGLMLKLSYCESLISDYFCGILPLMKLSCSSTYDIELTVFFLAGFDIIVTSSTVLVSYAFILFNILHIRSTEGRSKAFSTFSSHFTAVGIFYGSTTFMYLTPSRASSLAQENVASVFYTTVIPMLNPLIYSLRNKEVKDAIQKTLRRKLC, encoded by the coding sequence ATGGCTGCAGAGAATCACTCTACTGTGACAGAATTCATTCTAGGAGGATTAACAAATCGGCCAGAGCTCCagctccttctcttcttcctctttctagGGATCTACATGGTCACCATGGTGGGGAACCTGGGCATGATCACGCTCATTTGTCTGAATTCCCAGCTTCATACCCCCATATACTACTTCCTCAGCAATTTGTCATTTGTTGATATGTGCTACTCCTCTGTCATTACTCCTaaaatgctggtgaactttgtgtcagagaagaacagcatatCTTATGCGGGGTGCATGTCACAGCTCtactttttccttgtttttgtcatTGCCGAGTGTTACATGTTGACAGTGATGGCCTACGACCGCTATGTTGCCATCTGCACCCCTTTGCTTTATAATATCATTATGTCGGATCGAATCTGCTCCCTGCTAGCGGCTGCAGTCTACATCATAGGGCTCATTGGCTCAATGATAGAGACTGGCCTCATGTTAAAACTGTCCTATTGTGAGAGCCTCATCAGTGATTACTTCTGTGGCATCCTCCCTCTCATGAAACTCTCTTGCTCTAGCACCTATGACATTGAGCTGACAGTTTTCTTTTTGGCTGGATTTGACATCATAGTTACCAGTTCAACAGTCCTTGTCTCTTATGCCTTCATCCTCTTCAACATCCTCCACATCAGAAGCACAGAGGGCAGGTCCAAAGCCTTCAGCACCTTCAGCTCCCACTTCACAGCAGTGGGAATCTTCTATGGATCTACTACATTCATGTATCTAACACCTTCCAGAGCCAGTTCCTTGGCCCAGGAGAATGTGGCCTCTGTGTTCTACACCACAGTGATCCCCATGTTGAACCCTCTAATTTATAGTCTGAGGAACAAGGAGGTGAAAGATGCCATACAGAAAACACTAAGAAGAAAACTGTGTTAA